In Liquorilactobacillus hordei DSM 19519, the following proteins share a genomic window:
- the msrA gene encoding peptide-methionine (S)-S-oxide reductase MsrA, protein MKRANITLDEIYNLLLNTATREWERTQLLKCKSEIENGTNNEQAFSELEYRLRPLAVRNNLTPDVAEFYTKLSGKNQKIESFDLTKHFEKDAPGVERAIFAGGCFWCMVEPFEARPGIIAVISGYTGGQVDNPTYEIVSRGTSGHVEAVEIIYDSKLISYETLVGIYWQLIDPTDDGGQINDRGANYKPIIFVNNDEKKEVANKSRKELEQSRKYSKPIIVPIRNAEKFWPAENYHQDFYKKNRVRYWRIENSRRQYLAYLKVKGWIKRKFSRE, encoded by the coding sequence ATGAAGCGAGCCAATATAACTTTAGATGAAATCTATAACTTGTTGTTAAATACTGCTACAAGAGAGTGGGAACGAACGCAGCTACTTAAATGTAAATCAGAGATTGAGAACGGGACAAATAATGAACAGGCGTTTTCAGAACTTGAATATCGTTTACGACCACTGGCAGTAAGGAACAATTTGACACCCGATGTAGCTGAATTTTATACAAAACTGTCTGGGAAAAATCAGAAGATTGAATCTTTTGATTTAACAAAACATTTTGAAAAAGATGCTCCAGGCGTTGAGCGTGCGATTTTTGCGGGAGGTTGTTTTTGGTGTATGGTTGAACCGTTTGAAGCAAGACCTGGAATTATCGCAGTGATTTCTGGATATACTGGTGGACAAGTTGATAATCCGACTTATGAAATTGTTAGTCGAGGGACCTCGGGTCATGTTGAAGCGGTTGAAATTATCTATGATAGTAAGCTTATTAGCTATGAAACGTTGGTAGGGATATATTGGCAATTAATTGATCCGACTGATGATGGTGGACAGATTAATGATCGTGGCGCTAATTACAAACCAATAATTTTTGTTAATAACGATGAAAAAAAAGAGGTTGCAAATAAATCAAGAAAAGAGCTTGAGCAATCAAGGAAGTATTCAAAACCAATTATTGTACCAATTCGTAACGCCGAAAAATTTTGGCCAGCGGAAAACTATCATCAAGATTTTTATAAGAAGAATCGCGTGCGTTATTGGAGAATAGAAAATTCACGTAGACAATATTTGGCGTATTTAAAAGTTAAGGGCTGGATCAAACGCAAATTTAGTAGAGAATAA
- a CDS encoding GNAT family N-acetyltransferase, which yields MIKNASIIWTAWNEQDELIGVARAITDFSYACYLSDLAVDKKYQRQGIGKSLVEKLRNQIGPDVSLVLLAAQSAMNYYPKLQFEHIDNAFLKHRRSF from the coding sequence ATGATTAAGAATGCTTCTATAATCTGGACAGCGTGGAATGAGCAAGATGAATTAATTGGTGTTGCAAGAGCTATTACTGATTTTAGTTATGCTTGTTATCTTTCAGATTTAGCAGTTGACAAAAAGTATCAAAGACAAGGAATCGGAAAAAGTCTGGTTGAGAAATTAAGGAACCAAATTGGACCAGATGTCTCCTTAGTTCTATTGGCAGCCCAGTCTGCAATGAATTATTATCCTAAACTACAATTTGAACATATTGATAATGCCTTTTTAAAACACAGAAGAAGCTTCTAA
- a CDS encoding HIT family protein, which produces MVMAKMEGGIAVFGDTQFLEGYSVLLPKKEVNSLNDLDLAERTLFLKDMSILGDAVMQATNAISINYDILGNTDNFLHAHVFPRFSTEEPERLKKPVWLYSSDHWSDKSYSYDPKKHELVRNKITAYLKEFEVI; this is translated from the coding sequence ATGGTAATGGCTAAAATGGAAGGTGGAATAGCTGTATTCGGAGATACACAGTTTCTTGAAGGATATTCAGTTTTGTTACCAAAAAAGGAAGTTAATTCCCTCAACGATTTAGATTTAGCTGAACGAACGCTTTTTTTAAAGGATATGAGTATTCTAGGAGATGCCGTAATGCAGGCAACAAATGCAATCAGTATCAATTATGATATTTTAGGAAATACAGATAATTTCTTGCATGCACATGTTTTTCCAAGATTTAGCACAGAAGAACCAGAAAGGTTAAAAAAACCAGTGTGGTTGTACAGTTCAGATCATTGGAGTGACAAATCTTATTCTTATGATCCTAAAAAGCATGAACTAGTTAGGAATAAGATAACAGCATATTTAAAAGAATTTGAAGTTATTTAA
- a CDS encoding phosphoketolase gives MTQDYSSPEYLNLVDAFWRAANYVSVGQLYLKDNPLLDRPLTADDVKVKPIGHWGTIAGQNFIYAHLNRVINKYNLNMFYVEGPGHGGQVMVSNSYLDGSYTEIYPEITQDTAGMKKLFKQFSFPGGVASHAAPETPGSIHEGGELGYSLSHSVGAIFDNPDLIVAAVVGDGEAETGPLATSWQSNKFINPINDGAVLPILDLNGFKISNPTILSRQSNEQLQEYFHGMGWDPILVEGDDPTKLHPAMAAALDKAIEGIHTIQKNARENNDATLPSWPMIIFRTPKGWTGPKEWDGEPIEKSFRAHQIPIPVDQNDMQHADKLVEWLKSYRPEELFDKDGRLKKEIAAITPIGKHRMGANPHTNPGNLIKNLILPDFRDYVIDTEKQGQEVAQDMTVLGKYLRDVIKLNSENHNFRIFGPDETMSNRLSPIFEATKRQWLENIHEPFDQFLAPDGRVIDSQLSEHQDEGWLEGYALTGRHGLFVSYEAFLRVVDSMLAQHFKWLRKAKEQSWRSEIPSLNVMASSTVFQQDHNGYTHQDPGILGHLADKKPEFIREYLPADANSLLAVMSHVLNDREKINLIVSSKHPRQQFYSAAEAKELVDNGLKIIDWASTDDNAKPDLVIAAAGTEPNLESLAAISILHKAIPELKIRFINIVDLLKLRSQKLDPRGLSDAEFDAYFTKESPIIFAFHGYEGLIRDLFFDRHNHNLFVHGYRENGDITTPFDMRVLNQMDRFDLAKSAVLSLPNAEEYGQFVAKMDSIIAKHHQFIRDEGVDLPEVENWAWKPIK, from the coding sequence ATGACCCAAGATTACTCATCACCAGAATATTTAAACTTAGTCGATGCCTTTTGGCGTGCAGCTAATTATGTTTCCGTTGGACAACTATACCTAAAAGACAACCCTTTACTTGACCGTCCTTTAACTGCCGACGATGTAAAAGTAAAGCCCATTGGCCATTGGGGTACAATTGCAGGTCAAAATTTCATCTACGCTCACTTAAATCGTGTCATTAACAAATATAACTTGAATATGTTTTATGTTGAAGGACCTGGACACGGCGGACAAGTTATGGTTTCAAATTCATACTTGGATGGCAGCTATACAGAAATTTATCCTGAAATCACACAGGATACTGCTGGAATGAAGAAACTATTCAAACAATTCTCATTCCCTGGTGGAGTTGCGTCTCATGCTGCACCAGAAACTCCTGGTTCGATTCACGAAGGTGGAGAATTAGGATACTCATTATCTCATTCAGTAGGTGCTATTTTTGACAATCCAGATTTAATAGTTGCTGCGGTCGTGGGTGATGGCGAAGCCGAGACTGGTCCACTTGCAACATCTTGGCAATCTAACAAATTTATCAATCCTATCAATGATGGCGCCGTCTTACCTATTCTGGATTTAAACGGATTTAAGATTTCAAATCCAACAATTCTTTCGCGTCAATCTAACGAACAATTGCAAGAATACTTCCACGGAATGGGATGGGACCCAATCCTCGTGGAAGGAGATGACCCTACAAAGTTGCATCCTGCAATGGCAGCAGCATTGGACAAAGCAATCGAAGGTATTCATACAATTCAAAAAAATGCACGTGAAAACAATGATGCCACACTTCCAAGCTGGCCAATGATTATTTTCCGTACACCAAAGGGATGGACTGGTCCTAAAGAATGGGATGGTGAACCAATTGAAAAATCATTCCGTGCACATCAGATTCCAATTCCTGTAGATCAAAATGATATGCAACATGCAGATAAATTAGTTGAATGGCTCAAAAGTTATCGTCCAGAAGAACTATTCGACAAGGATGGACGGTTAAAGAAGGAAATTGCTGCGATTACCCCCATCGGAAAACATCGTATGGGAGCAAATCCTCATACCAACCCTGGTAACCTAATCAAAAATTTAATTTTGCCTGACTTCCGTGACTATGTGATTGATACTGAAAAACAAGGTCAGGAAGTTGCACAGGATATGACTGTGTTAGGTAAATATTTGCGCGATGTAATTAAGTTAAATTCTGAAAACCATAATTTCAGAATTTTTGGACCTGATGAAACAATGTCTAACCGACTCTCTCCAATTTTTGAAGCTACAAAGCGTCAGTGGCTTGAAAACATTCATGAACCTTTTGATCAATTTCTAGCTCCTGACGGTCGTGTTATTGATTCACAGTTATCAGAACATCAAGATGAAGGTTGGCTTGAAGGTTACGCATTAACAGGAAGACACGGTTTGTTTGTCAGTTATGAGGCATTCTTACGTGTTGTTGATTCAATGCTTGCTCAACATTTTAAATGGTTGCGTAAAGCAAAGGAACAAAGCTGGCGTAGTGAGATACCTTCATTGAATGTTATGGCGAGTTCAACCGTATTCCAACAAGATCATAATGGCTATACCCATCAAGATCCTGGTATTTTAGGTCACCTAGCTGATAAAAAGCCTGAATTTATTCGTGAGTATTTGCCTGCAGATGCTAACAGTTTATTAGCTGTAATGTCCCATGTATTAAATGATCGCGAAAAAATTAACTTGATTGTTTCTTCAAAACATCCACGTCAGCAATTTTATTCAGCAGCCGAAGCCAAAGAACTAGTTGATAATGGATTAAAAATTATTGATTGGGCTTCAACTGATGATAATGCAAAACCTGACTTAGTAATTGCTGCAGCAGGAACAGAACCAAATTTGGAAAGCCTTGCAGCTATTTCTATTTTGCATAAAGCTATTCCCGAATTAAAGATTCGTTTTATCAATATCGTTGATTTATTGAAACTACGTAGTCAAAAATTGGATCCTCGCGGGTTAAGTGATGCAGAGTTTGATGCCTACTTTACTAAGGAAAGCCCAATAATTTTTGCCTTCCACGGTTATGAAGGATTAATTCGTGATTTATTCTTTGACCGCCATAACCATAATCTCTTTGTTCATGGCTACCGTGAAAATGGAGATATTACCACACCGTTTGATATGCGTGTGCTTAACCAAATGGATCGTTTCGATCTCGCTAAATCAGCGGTATTAAGCTTACCAAATGCTGAAGAATATGGACAATTTGTTGCTAAAATGGACAGCATAATTGCTAAACATCATCAATTCATTCGTGATGAAGGTGTTGATTTACCTGAAGTCGAAAATTGGGCATGGAAACCAATTAAATAA
- a CDS encoding MFS transporter, translating to MTTNKNETNKLLLTTGMAWLFDAMDVGMLSFIIAALKTEWNLSESQMGWIGSISSIGMAVGAIFFGILADRFGRKDILIITLLLFSITTGFSAFTTTYTLFLILRFFVGAGLGGELPVASTLVSENVPFKSRGRIVVLLESFWAGGWILAAVISYFIIPSWGWRVALLISALPAFYALYLRYGLKESMVVWNKKIKKQPLLKENLLNLWNSHYYKTTIMLWIVWFMVVFSYYGMFLWLPSVVILKGYGLMHSFGYTLIMTLAQLPGYFVAAWLIEKWGRKWVLTTFLVGTAISAVGFGSASTLISLLLFGILLSFFNLGAWGALYAYSPEQYPTSVRASGTGIAAGVGRLGGILGPLMVGEMLTKQYSFTIIFSIFCIAILFAVLAIIILGKETKGIKLE from the coding sequence ATGACAACGAATAAAAATGAAACTAATAAATTACTACTTACTACTGGAATGGCTTGGTTATTTGATGCAATGGATGTTGGAATGCTTTCATTCATTATAGCTGCACTAAAAACAGAATGGAATTTGAGTGAATCACAAATGGGTTGGATTGGAAGTATCAGTTCTATCGGAATGGCGGTTGGAGCGATTTTTTTCGGTATATTAGCCGATCGCTTTGGTAGAAAAGATATCCTAATCATTACATTGCTATTATTTTCGATAACTACTGGTTTTTCTGCATTTACAACTACGTATACGCTTTTTTTGATTCTTCGTTTTTTCGTTGGTGCAGGACTAGGTGGTGAACTTCCTGTTGCTTCGACCTTAGTTTCTGAAAATGTACCGTTTAAATCTAGAGGAAGAATTGTTGTCTTACTAGAAAGTTTTTGGGCCGGTGGTTGGATTCTTGCAGCCGTTATTTCGTACTTTATTATTCCTTCATGGGGTTGGCGGGTTGCATTATTGATTTCTGCGTTACCAGCTTTTTATGCACTGTATTTAAGATACGGTTTAAAAGAAAGTATGGTTGTTTGGAATAAAAAAATAAAAAAACAACCGTTGTTAAAAGAAAATTTACTTAATTTGTGGAATTCTCATTATTATAAGACAACAATTATGCTTTGGATTGTGTGGTTTATGGTTGTTTTTTCTTATTACGGAATGTTTTTGTGGTTACCTAGCGTAGTCATATTAAAAGGATATGGATTGATGCATAGTTTTGGATATACATTAATTATGACATTAGCCCAGTTACCAGGATATTTTGTTGCAGCTTGGTTAATTGAAAAGTGGGGACGAAAATGGGTTCTAACAACTTTTTTGGTAGGAACGGCGATTAGTGCGGTAGGATTCGGGAGTGCTTCAACTTTAATTTCACTGCTACTTTTTGGAATATTGTTATCGTTTTTTAATCTTGGAGCTTGGGGAGCATTATATGCATACTCACCAGAACAATATCCTACAAGCGTACGTGCTTCTGGTACGGGAATTGCAGCTGGAGTCGGAAGATTAGGCGGAATCTTAGGGCCATTAATGGTTGGTGAAATGTTAACTAAGCAGTACTCATTTACGATTATTTTTAGCATTTTTTGTATAGCGATATTGTTTGCAGTTTTAGCAATTATAATACTGGGTAAAGAAACGAAGGGGATTAAATTAGAGTAA
- a CDS encoding HAD-IIIA family hydrolase, with the protein MIITTVFIDRDGTVGGNGHFKMIEDFKPYAGFGEVIRKLKESKIAVYCLTNQTHINSGDMDYEDLKKSMVKLGFDDVFVCPHTEFENCECRKPKRGLIEQAHKKYNFSNESAIIIGDSYKSDMRLAMKESILGIHVATGRKEVRNDYHLDNINIIETKDIVSACTWIIKNNC; encoded by the coding sequence ATGATAATCACAACTGTATTTATTGATAGAGACGGGACTGTTGGTGGAAATGGACATTTTAAGATGATTGAAGATTTTAAACCTTATGCTGGTTTTGGCGAAGTGATTAGAAAATTAAAAGAATCAAAGATTGCTGTCTATTGTCTAACGAATCAAACACATATTAATTCTGGTGATATGGATTATGAAGATTTAAAAAAATCAATGGTGAAACTTGGATTTGATGACGTTTTTGTTTGTCCCCATACTGAATTTGAGAATTGTGAATGTCGTAAACCTAAGAGAGGCTTGATTGAGCAAGCTCACAAAAAATATAATTTCTCCAATGAATCAGCGATAATTATTGGAGATAGTTATAAATCAGATATGCGATTAGCCATGAAAGAAAGTATCTTGGGTATTCACGTAGCGACAGGAAGAAAGGAAGTTCGAAATGATTATCACTTAGATAATATAAATATAATTGAAACAAAAGATATAGTTTCAGCTTGCACTTGGATAATAAAAAACAATTGTTAA